The Edwardsiella tarda ATCC 15947 = NBRC 105688 region TCGCCCGGCATGGCGTGGACGCGGCGATAAGAGGATACCCGTGATGAGGGAAAGGGCCATGGTTACCTGACGACGTACAAAGGGTTACATGCCGAAACCATTCTGCCACAGTCGTCATCCCGGTAATCTTCTACCATAATATCATCGCCAGCCCGCACCATCAGGGTATCGCTATGTTTCGTCACTATCGCTTCGAACTGCTGCTATTGTTGCTGATCCTATGCGGTCTCATCGCAGCCAGTTTTTATCTGTAGCAAAGACACGGGCCGACATGGCAGGCAACTTATTGACTATACTGTTGATTGTGACATACGACATATGGATTTGATTATGCGTTTCCCCGCTCTATTGAGTCTCACGCTGTTATTGACCCCTTGGCTGCCAGCCACTGCGCAAGCGGATGATGGCCTTACCCCGGCGCAACAACGCCAACTCTTCTTCGGTCATGATGATCGTAGCCAAGTCAACGATGTCACAGCCTGGCCTTGGCAGGCCATCGGTCAGGTGGAGACGGCCAGCGGCAACTTATGTACCGCCACGCTGATCGCCCCTCGTTGGGCATTGACCGCCGGTCACTGCCTACTGGCGCCGCCGGGGAAGATCGATCGTGCCGTAGCGCTGCGCTTCATCGCCAACGATGGGAAGTGGCGCTATCAGACACACCAACTGCGTACCCGGGTCAATCCCCAGTTGCAGAATAAACTCAAGGCGGACGGCGATGGCTGGATCGTCCCGCCGGCGGCCGCGCCGCAGGATTATGGTCTGGTCGAAATCAGCGGCGGCCCGCTGCCTGACATCCGCCCACTGCCGGTCTGGCAAGGCACGGCACCGGCGTTGAGCGCCGCACTGAAGGCGCAGCGACGTCAGGTGACCCAGGCCGGTTATCCGCAGGACCATCTGGACGGTCTCTACCGCCATCAGGACTGTCTGATCACCGGCTGGGCCCAGAGTGGCGTCTTGAGCCATCGTTGCGATACCCTACCGGGCGATAGCGGTTCACCGTTGTTGATGCGAAACGATAAGGGATGGACGTTAGTCGCCATTCAAAGCTCGGCGCCCGCGCCGGAAAACCGAGCCTTGGCCGACAACCATGCGGTGGCGGTCACCGCCCTACAAGGCGGGCTGCAACGCCTGATGCAATAACAGGGCGAAGGGAGCGACGCCGGCGCCATGCCGCTCCCGACATGTTTACCCCTGCTCCAACGCCTCCATCGCCTGCTGAATACGCTTATCGGAGACCGGATAGGGCGTGCCCAGTTGCTGGGCAAAGTAGCTGACGCGCAGCTCCTCGATCATCCAACGGATCGCCTGCACCTCGGGCGCCTGGCGTCGCACGGCAGGCAGACGCTGGATCCACTGTTGCCAGGCCTGCTGTACCTGCTCGACACGCAGCATCTGCGCCCGATCGCGATGCGGATCGACGCCTAACTTCTCCAGACGCCGCTCGATGGCATGCAGATAGCGCTCCACATCCGCCAGACGTTCGGCGCCGGTCGCGGTGACGAAGCCCCGGTAAATCAATCCCCCCATCTGTGCTTTGATATCGGAGAGCGCCAAGGCCATCGTCATATCGACCCGCCCCTTCAGCCGCTTATTGATGCCGTTGGCGCAGGTCAGGATACGCTCGACCTGGGCGGCGATGGTCACCACCGTCTCATTGAGCTCGGCGCGCACCTGCTCGTGCAGCGCGGCGAAGGCCGACGCCTGCCAAACGGCGCCGCCATGACGGGCTATCAACGCATCCACACCGCACGCGATGCAGTCATCGATCAACTCCAACACCTTGCCATAGGGGTTGAAGTACAGGCCGAGCTTAGCCTTGTTGGGCAGCTTCTCGTGCAAGTATTTCACCGGTGAGGGAATGTTTAACAGCAGCAAGCGGCGCAAGCCGGCGCCCATCGCCTGCTGTTGCTCCTGCTCGGTTTCGAACAGCTTGATCGCCACGCTGTCCTTGTCGTCCACCAGCGCCGGATAGGCCTTGATAGCGTAGTTACCACGCTTCTGCTCGTAACACTGCGGCAGCTCACCGAAACTCCACAGATGTAACCCCTGCTGCTCCAGTCCGTCATCGGCCACGGCAGAGAGGGTCTGTTGTAATCGATCCTTGAGACGCAGCTTCAACGCCTCCAGTGACTTGCCCTCGGCCAACGGGCGGTTACGCTCATCGACCACCCGGAAGGTGACGCTGAGGTGATCCGCGACCTGCGCCAATTGCCAATCATCGCGTGACACTGTCACTCCCGTCATGCGACGCAGCTCGCGTTCCAACGACTCCAGCAACGGCAACGCTAACGGCGTGGCTCGAGCCAGGAAGGCCTCGGCGTAGTTCGGTGCCGGCACAAAATTACGCCGCAGCGGCTTGGGCAACGACTTAATCAGCGCGATCACCCGCTCGCGACGGATACCCGGGATCTGCCAATCGAAGCCGTGATCCTCGATCTGATTAAGGATCGCCAAAGGGATATGTACCGTCACCCCATCGGCGTCGGCTCCCGGCTCAAACTGATAGGAGAGACGCAGACGGAAGTTGCCCTGCTGCCAGACGTTGGGATAGTCCTGTGCACTGATGCGCGTGGCCCCCTCCTTGATCAGCATCGACTTCTCGAAGTTGAGCAGCTCGGGTTGAGCGGCGCCCGCCTTCTTCCACCAGCTATCGAAATGGCGTGTCGATACCACCTCTTGGCCGATGCGTTGATCGTAGAAGGCGAACAGCGTCTCATCATCTACCAGAATATCGCGCCGCCGCGACTTATGCTCTAGCTCCTCAACCTCGCTGCGCAGACGTTGGTTGGCGCGCAGGAAGGCGTATTTAGCCTGCCACTCCCCTTGCACCAAGGCATGACGAATAAAGAGCTCGCGACACAACAGCGGATCGATACGCCCGTAATTGACGCGTCGCTCATTGACGATCGGCAAACCATAGAGGGTGACCTTCTCGCTGGCCATCACCGCGCCCTGGCTCTTCTCCCAATGCGGGTCACTGTAGCTGCGTTTGATCAGATGCTGGGCCAATGGCTCGATCCATTCTGGATCGATGCGCGCCGCCACGCGTCCCCACAAGCGCGAGGTCTCCACCAACTCCGCCACCATGGTCCATTTGGGCGGCTTCTTAAACAGGGCCGAGCCGGGGAAGATGGCGAAACGTGCGTTACGCGCCCCGGTAAACTCCTGCTTCTCGACATCCTTCTGGCCGATATGGGACAACAGCCCGCTCAGCAGCGCGCAATGTAACGCGCGATAATCGGCCGGGGCGCTATTGATATGAAAACCGAGTGACTTCACCACCTGACGCAACTGGGTATAGATATCCTGCCACTCGCGCACCCGCAGATAATTGAGAAACTCACTCTTGCACAGACGGCGTAGCTGATTACTGGAGAGCGCCTGTTGCTGCTCGCGCAGATAGTCCCACAAATTGACTAGCGCCAGGAAATCACTCTCCTTGTCCTGGAAGCGTCGATGTTTCTCATCCGCGGCCTGAGGACGATCGGCGGGACGCTCACGCGGATCCTGGATCGACAAACCGGCGGCAATCACCATCACCTCACGTAAGGCGCCGTTACGTTCCCCTTCGATCACCATGCGCGCCAAGCGCGGATCGATGGGCAACTGGGCCAGTTGACGTCCCAAGGCGGTCAATTGCTGATGACCACGCTGATTCAACGTCACCGCGCCCAACTCTTCCAGCAAGCGAACCCCGTCCTGGATATTGCGCTTATCCGGTGCCTCGACGAAAGGAAAGGCGGCGATATCCCCCAGTCCCAACGCCGTCATCTGCAAGATCACCGAGGCCAGATTGGTACGCAAGATCTCCGGATCGGTAAAGGCGGGACGAGACAGGAAATCTTGCTCATCATACAGACGGATGCAGATACCGTCGGAGACACGTCCACACCGCCCCTTACGTTGATTGGCGGAGGCCTGAGAGATCGGCTCAATCGGCAGGCGTTGTACCTTCGTTCGATAGCTATAACGGCTAATTCGTGCGGTACCGGGATCGATAACGTATTTAATTCCTGGCACCGTCAGCGAGGTCTCTGCCACGTTAGTCGCCAGCACGATGCGCCGTCCGCTATGGGAGTGAAACACACGGTTCTGTTCGGCGGCGGAGAGGCGGGCATATAGCGGTAGCACCTCGGTATGCGGCAGCGCCAGGCGTGTCAGGGCATCGGCAGTATCACGGATCTCCCGTTCACCGCTCATAAAGATCAGAATATCCCCCGGTGCCTCGTGACCCAATTCGTCGACCGCGTCGATGATCGCCTGCGTCTGATCCCGCTCACCGTCGCCATCGGCAATCGGCCGGTAGCGCACCTCGACCGGGTAGGTACGCCCGGAGACCTCGATGATGGGAGCCTGATTGAAGTGGCGAGAGAAACGCTGCGGATCGATGGTCGCCGAGGTGATGATCACCTTCAGGTCTGGACGCTTCGGCAATAGCTGGCGTAGATAGCCCAGGATGAAGTCGATATTGAGGCTACGTTCGTGCGCCTCGTCGATGATCAACGTGTCATATTGCATCAACATGCGGTCTTGCTGGATCTCCGCCAGCAGAATACCGTCGGTCATCAACTTAACCAGGGTATTCTCGCCCACCTGATCGCTAAAGCGCACCTTGTAGCCAACGCATCCTCCCAGCGGGGTCTCAAGCTCATGAGCGATACGCTCGGCGACCGAACGCGCGGCCAGACGACGTGGCTGACTGTGGCCAATCATCCCGCGCACGCCACGTCCTAACTCGAGGCACATCTTGGGTAGCTGGGTGGTCTTACCCGAACCGGTCTCCCCGGCGACGATCACCACCTGATGGTCTCGGATCGCCGCCAATAACGCATCACGTTTCTGACTGACGGGAAGCCCTGGCGGATAACTAATCGTCGGACAGGCGGCACGTCGATTGGCGGTCACCTGACGCGCCTGAGCGATATCACCGGCCAACGTCTCGGCGATCGCCTGCACGGCGGCGGGCTGAGTCATCTTCTTGGCGCCCTGGATACGGCGCAGTAAACGCTGACGATCGCGCAGCATGACATCATCAAGCTGGTCGACCAGCGCAGCAAGTGGGGATTTCACGATCAGAATTCCTTGGATTGGAAAGGTGCCGATAGGCAAACAGGCGCCGACGCGGCAGTTAATATCCGGGTATGTGACTATCTTACCACAGCACGGCGTCGCATCGGAGTGTGACGCCGCGCGCAATTTCCCTCTCCAACACGCGTCGTCGCGCCGAAAAAGCAACGCCATCGAGGGTCGGGTCGGTTTTCCCCCGCCCAAACACACCGTCGCTTACCCGCGCGCGGACGTCTCCCCCTGCTCTCACACCTCGGGACAGCGAAGCGCACCCGACGAGGACACGCCGCACGCGCTTAGGGCTTAGGGCTTACGCAGCCACAATCCATTGATCCCTTGGACGTACTCCCCACGCGGGGCGCGTGCGACCAACTTCTCACCGGCCAGACGCGCCACACTCTCACGACTGACGCCATTGCTCTGCGCCAGAGCCTGGTAGCTCTGCGCTCGGCCCTGATTAACCCGCGCCACCAGCGCCAAGGTCTCGGCATCCTGACTACGCGCCGCCAGGTAACCGCTTAACGTCTCCCCCACACGTCCACTGGCACGCGCCTCATCCAGCGTCAAGGCCCAGGCCGGTGACGCCAGGCTCAGTGCCAACAGTATGCCCAGCAATCCTGTAAGATAACGATTCACGCGTCCCCCTTAGAATAGGCCGGGTTTAGACTTCAACAGGGCTTCCACCTCTTTATCCAAGGTGATGTGAATATCATGTTCGATCTTCACATTCATATTGATGGTGATCGGCTGGGTCGGTGCCGCCACTTCGATACGTGGCGTACACCCCGTCACCAGTAGCGCCAGCATTAACGCTGGCCCCATCATCATGGCGTTACTCATGCTGACTCCTCGTAATATGGGCCAAGCGGGACTCCAGCCAGGCCTGTAAGTTATCGCCGAAGCGTAGACTGCGCCACAACTGAAATACATTCTCTTGTTGGCGGTAGTTGAGTGCGATGACGCGTCGGTCATCCTTCATCCGGTTGATGCCATACAGGGTGGCATCCAGCGTCAGTTCGCCCAGATTGCTCAAATCGATGCGGGCATGAGAGCGCCCCACCTCCAAATAGCGCAACCAATCCAAGGCGGCCCCACCCGCCAAATTATTCCCCTCCACGGCATCCACCATGTCCTTGTCCAGTCGTAGGGTGATCGGTCGTGTATTGGCGAACCAACCATTGTGGATGATCCATTGCGGATTGTGCAGATAGAGGGGCAACGCCCCATCTACCCGTCCCGACAGGGCAAACTGCTTCACCTTCAGCGCCGTGATCAGTTCACTCAACTCGATAGCGTGCAGGCGCAATACCGCCGCCTGGCGTTGGGGCAGACGCAGGGAGGATAAGGCCACCTCACCGCCAAACAGGCCGGCACTCACCCCTGACACCGTTAAGGGATAGGCCTCGCTATAGGGATAGTAACCCTGTAGATCCGCCTGGATCTGTTGCAGATCGAATTGATTGACCAGACGATCGATGCGCAGAGACACCGGCCCATGGGGGCCAAGCTGCCAACGACTATCGTGTAGACGGTAAGGCAAGATCAAATCCAGCCCTTCGACTCTCCCCTCCTTCAGCCATAGCCCCACTCGCTGTGCCTGGAGATGTCCCCCGGCGATAAAACCTTGCCCACGGGCCGCGGAGAAGGCCGCTTGAGCGTGGAAACGTCCGGCATGGAGTTGCATCCCTAACGCCGGCGCCAGTAACGGCTGGAAGACACGCATCGGTTGACTTTCCCACCAGGCCTGGCCACGCAAACGGGAACCATCCCAACGCCCGGCGAGGCGGATCGGGCCGATGGCACCGGCACGCAGATCACCACGCAACTGCATCGACTGAGGCGCGCTGCCGACAGCCACGACACGCAATTGTGGCGTGGGCAGGTAGCCGCCATTCTTGAAGTCGACCCGCCGAGCCGCGAGATCGAAGCCGGCGCTGAAGGCGGCATGCTGGGCCGAACGCTGCCAGATCAGCGGCTGACTCAACGTCAGGCGCGGTTGCGTCACGCGGGCCAAGCCATAGGCCAGACGATCGAAACCGGCAGAGAGGTGATCGACGCGTAACTCATCATTCAGCCAACCGCCCTGACCGCTGACATCCCAACGTGCCAGTAATGGCGGCATGCGCCCCTTGCCCCAATAGCGCCAACGCCAACTGCCGCTGTCGGGACGAAAAGCCACGGCCTGGCCATCGAGATGCAGTTGTCCCTCCCCCCAGTAACGGTGGGTGACGCGTAGAATCGCCTGGAGACGCCCACTGATCCCGGCACGATTGAGCTGAACCCCCGCCAGGGGCCAACGCGCCTCCCTGATCGTCGTCTGCGCATCCGTCCGCCCCCAGAAACGCAATAAGGCTCCGGGTAAGAAGCGTAGCGTGGGATCGTCTGGCGTCCCCGTCACCTCGGCCGAGAGCGCGGCGGCGAAAGACAATGCCTGCTGATTGACTCGCCCATCCAGGCGCAAAGGGAAAGCCCCCGGTTGGAGATCCAAGCGTCCTGGCCCAAGCTGCATCACCAGATTCGCCTTACCCTGCTCTCCCTGACTCAACATATTCAAGCGTGCCTGCAAGGTGGCATGGCGCCATCCCTGCCGCCACTCCTCTAACGTGAGGTTAATCGCCCCGTGGAGTGGTTGCGGGCCATAGGGCCAAAACCAAGCGCCGTCACGAATACGCAACCGATCCTGCTGCTGTTGCCAGGGGAGATCGAGTAATGGCCGCGTGCTGCCATCACGCGTGAGCCATGCCCGCCCCCCTTGCGCCTGCCAACGCAGACGTAACTGCAACGGGTCGGGCGTGCCGGCCAGACGAAACTGCGCCTGTAATGCCCCGCCAGGCGGGGTACTGGCCAGATCCAGGCCCAACGTTATCTGCCCTTGGAGTTGCAGATCTTGATCCAGTTGCGGCAGCTTCAGTAACAGGCGCCGTACGCTCAATGCCTGGCGCTCCAACGCCACATCCAGTTGCAACTGTTCGCCATTCAGGCCTAGGCGTTGACGACCATTCTGATTATGCAGCTGTAGCGTGCCGCCATAGTGCTGCCAGGGGAGCAATGTCAATCGATCGATGGTGAGGTTCAACGGCGGCAACGCCTGTTGCAGGGCACTCAGCGTGGGCAAGCTGCCGCCGCCCGTCCCGGCACTGAAACAGCGGCTATCCAGCGCCAACGTCGCCGCCTGTAACTGCCAATGCGCCTGGCGATAACGCAATGCCGCCTGGCGCAACGTCAGTAGCGGGCATCCCGCCTGGCGATATTCCAGCTGCGGCAGGCGCAACGCGCCCTGGGACCAATAGGGACGCTCAGGCAGACGCAACGCCGCCCCGGCGGGCAGCCACGGTCGCAGTAGTGGCGGGAGCCAATAGGGCAGCGCCCACCACGCCGCGACGCCGCCGCCCAACACGAGTGCCGCCGTCAGCGCGCCGATACGCCACACTCTCCTCATACCGCCCCCGTTCCACCGCACGCTATCGCCTCATCATAGTGATCAGTTTAGCTAAATGACGGCGGGACAATAGCGGATTAATCTATTGCCATTCAATGCACTGAGAGGAAAAAATGATTTACATCACACCCCGGCGTCACTTTTGTCGACCATGGCGATTTTTGCTATGATGATCACAATTTAAGTTGGAGACATCGTATGAAACTCGCTATCTACAGCACTAAACAATACGACCGAAAATACATTGAGCTGGTGAATAAACAGTTTGGTTTTGAACTGGAGTTTTTTGACTTTTTACTGCGTCCCCAGACGGTCAAAACGGCCCAAGGGTTCGATGCGGTGTGCATCTTCGTTAACGACGACGCCGGACGTGAGGTGCTGGAGCAGCTAGCGGCCATGGGCATCCGCATCGTCGCGCTGCGCTGCGCCGGATTTAACAACGTCGATCTGGCCGCGGCCAAAGAGCTCGGGATCGCCGTCGTCCGCGTCCCGGCCTACTCGCCAGAGGCCGTCGCCGAACACACCGTCGGCATGATGCTAGCCCTCAACCGCCGCATCCATCGCGCCTACCAACGGACACGCGACGCCAACTTCTCTCTCGAAGGGTTGATCGGTTTTAACATGCATAACCGTACCGCCGGGGTGATTGGGACCGGCAAGATCGGCATCGCTACCATGCGTATCCTCAAAGGATTCGGCATGCATATCCTCGCCTTCGATCCCTACCCCAACCCGCAGGCGCTGGAGCTTGGGGCGGAGTATGTCGATCTGAAGACGCTGTATGCCCGCTCCGATGTGATCACCTTGCACTGCCCGCTGACGCCGGAAAACCACCACCTCCTGAATCAAGAGGCCTTCGCCCAGATGAAGGATGGGGTGATGATCATCAACACCAGCCGTGGGGCTTTGATCGACTCGAGTGCCGCCATCGACGCGCTGAAGCAGCAGAAGATCGGGGCGCTGGGGATGGACGTGTATGAGAACGAGCGCGATCTGTTCTTCGAAGACAAATCTAACGACGTGATCCAGGACGATGTGTTCCGCCGCCTGTCGGCCTGCCATAACGTGCTGTTCACCGGTCATCAGGCTTTCCTCACCGAGGAGGCCTTGACCAGCATCTCGCTGACCACGTTGCAAAATATTGACGATCTGATCCAGCACCGTCACTGCCCTAACCTGCTTACCGCCGAATAGCCTGCGCGCATCCCACAAAAAAACCCGCCTCGGCGGGTTTTTTTTACTCCTTATCGACAGAGCGACCGTTTACGCCAGCGCCTCCTCCGTATACTGCTGGCGATAATAGGCCAGACGCTCATTGAACAACGCGCGTTGCTGCGCCGTCATATTACCCTGCACATCGCGGGCGCTGATGTTACGCCCCTGAGACTCCATCATTGCAATACTACTGGCCAGAAAGTCCATGGTATTTGTGCTAAACGCCGCGTTAGGTGGCTCGGATACCATCACCATTTCGCACACTCCTTTTTCTGTATTGATACACACGCCAATTGCCATCACCGCCACACAGCGCCATGGGGCACCCGTAAGCGGCGTGTCTCACGCGCCAGCCTGAAGACGCGACGAGACGCGGGTCGGTCAACGCCGCCCGCACGATGCTCCCTACTCCCTTACTCCGACTTCACTTCCGCCGCCGACACCAGCATGACATCACACTGTGGCATACTGAATCTCCCCAACCACGCCGACGTACGATGATACGTCCCCGTGTTGGCGGGTGACGCATCTTAGACTTAAGTGTAGCGTTAAATGGAAAACGTGCCGGGAAAAGCAAAGAGAAATCGGCGTCGCGATGCGGCGATACCGAGATGGAGAAAAGAAATGATGCGCATCCTATTACTACTGGGCATGAGTGCCCTACTGGTCGGTTGTCGCCTGGCACCAACGGCGGCCCAACTCCAGCACCATCACTACGTCTTACAGGCTATCGATGAGCAACCGATCGCCGGCGACGCACAACGCATGACGCCCGATCTGGAGTTTGGCCAAGGGATGTGGCTCAGCGCCACACTCTGCGGCCAGATGAGTGGCCAGGCGACGCTACACGCGGGTCAGTTACGCGTCGCCGATCTGCAGGAGCAACCCACCCCCTGTGCCGATCCCCGCTGGCAGATGGCACAATCCCGCTTAGCGGCGCTGTTACGCCAAGGGGGGACGCTGCGCTGGCGCCAAGCCCCCTATAGCCTGGAATTAATCGATCGTCACGGCCACCGTTTCCGCTATCACCTACGCGATTGGTTATAGCGACCGAGCGAGGCCCCTCAATTGGGGCAGTTGCCGCTGATCACCCCGCGTTCGCTACAGCGTTTGCCATCCGGTAACTGGCACTGAACCAGTGCGCTGCCATCGAGCTGATGCGCCAAGGCTATCTCGCCCCCCACCAGCGCGCACCCCTCACTCAACGCCGCGCTGGCGGCGATACGCGGCGATGCCTTCGCCGTCTGCTCTGCCGCCTCATCGGCGCACCCCGTCAGCGCCAACGCCAGCAATGCCGCTCCGAACACCCCACCTCTCATCGATTGACTCCTCCCGACCTGTCTGATTGCGCGTTACCGTCTGATACTATCGCGCCCGCTGCGCGAGGCGGCAAACGCCTCAAGATTTGTTAACATAGACAGTTAACTGAACTCTGCTCGGGGTTGTACGCCGAATGGGGCAGGAAAACAAGCAGGTCACAAACAACTGAGGTAGGTATGGTCAGCGACTTATTGCTGCGCGTCGCCCTGGCAGGACTCTTGGGCGGATTAATCGGCATCGAACGCCAACTCCGCGCCAAGGAGGCAGGACTACGCACCCACATTCTGGTCGGTATCGGCAGCGCGCTATTTATGATCGTCTCGAAGTATGGCTTCGCCGATATTCTCGCGCTCAACCATGTCGGACTTGACCCTAGCCGTATCGCGGCTCAAGTGGTCTCCGGCATGGGTTTCCTCGGCGCCGGCACCATCATCATCCAGAAGCAGGCCGTCAAAGGGCTGACCACCGCCGCCGGGATGTGGGTCACCGCCGCCATCGGGCTGGTTATCGGCAGCGGGCTGTATGAGATCGGGATCTACGGCACCCTGATGACCCTGATCGTCTTGGAGCTCTTCCGTCAACTGAGCAACCGCCTGATGGGGCAACACCACCGCCTGAGCGTGCAATTACCCCCCGACAGGGTGAGCGCCCTGTTACTGGCCCTGCAACAGCAGCATCTCACGCCTGAGCGCCTCTCGCTGCGCCAAGCGCCGGACGCCACACTGTGCGAGGTTCGTCTCGAACTCACCCTACGGCCAAAGCAACCGATCAGCGAACTGTATCAGCAACTTCAGGCCTTACCAGGGATACAGATCATCGAGATACGTTAAGTGCACGCGCCCCTGGGCGGCCTCTCTTCCCCCGCCCAGGTGATGACAGAATGTAATTTAGTGTGCCGAGGTGTGGGAAAAGAGATTAATGACCGCGACGCCGGCAATGATCAACGCCATGCCCAACAGCGCGGCCCAATCGAGCGTCTGCTGATACAACCAGTAGGCGGCTAACGATACCAGCACGATGCCCATACCGGACCAGATGGCATAGGCCACCCCCAGAGGAATCGTCTTGACTACCTGAGAAAGTCCCCAAAAAGCAATGCCATAGCCAGCAACGACCAGTAAACTTGGCCCCAGCTTGGTGAATCCCTCGGTCGCCTTGAGGGCCGTGGTCGCGATCACTTCGGCGCCGATCGCCATCGCCAGATAGACATATCCGTTCATTTATTCATCCTTTGAATATATATAGCCGGCGCAATTCTAGCCGCCTCCCGCAGCGACGACAATCCACACGCCGACACATTCGTTCATTCCCTCCGCCGACAACTATTTGCCATAAAACTGATAAGAGGCTGAAATCGCGTTTGCTAGAATTTCGTTAATAACAAAATCACACTGTGAGCCAAAGGTAACCTTAATGATCACCATTGATGGTAACAGCGCAGTGGCATCCGTGGCCTACCGGCTGAGCGAAGTCATTGCTATCTATCCGATTACCCCCAGTTCCAGCATGGCTGAGCAAGCCTCCGCCTGGTCGGCGGATGGGCGTCACAACCTATGGGGCGATATCCCGCGCGTGGTAGAGATGCAGTCGGAGGGAGGCGCCATCGCCGCCGTACACGGCGCGCTACAGAGCGGCACACTGGCCACCAGCTTTACCTCCTCGCAGGGATTGCTGCTGA contains the following coding sequences:
- a CDS encoding trypsin-like serine peptidase gives rise to the protein MRFPALLSLTLLLTPWLPATAQADDGLTPAQQRQLFFGHDDRSQVNDVTAWPWQAIGQVETASGNLCTATLIAPRWALTAGHCLLAPPGKIDRAVALRFIANDGKWRYQTHQLRTRVNPQLQNKLKADGDGWIVPPAAAPQDYGLVEISGGPLPDIRPLPVWQGTAPALSAALKAQRRQVTQAGYPQDHLDGLYRHQDCLITGWAQSGVLSHRCDTLPGDSGSPLLMRNDKGWTLVAIQSSAPAPENRALADNHAVAVTALQGGLQRLMQ
- the hrpA gene encoding ATP-dependent RNA helicase HrpA, with amino-acid sequence MKSPLAALVDQLDDVMLRDRQRLLRRIQGAKKMTQPAAVQAIAETLAGDIAQARQVTANRRAACPTISYPPGLPVSQKRDALLAAIRDHQVVIVAGETGSGKTTQLPKMCLELGRGVRGMIGHSQPRRLAARSVAERIAHELETPLGGCVGYKVRFSDQVGENTLVKLMTDGILLAEIQQDRMLMQYDTLIIDEAHERSLNIDFILGYLRQLLPKRPDLKVIITSATIDPQRFSRHFNQAPIIEVSGRTYPVEVRYRPIADGDGERDQTQAIIDAVDELGHEAPGDILIFMSGEREIRDTADALTRLALPHTEVLPLYARLSAAEQNRVFHSHSGRRIVLATNVAETSLTVPGIKYVIDPGTARISRYSYRTKVQRLPIEPISQASANQRKGRCGRVSDGICIRLYDEQDFLSRPAFTDPEILRTNLASVILQMTALGLGDIAAFPFVEAPDKRNIQDGVRLLEELGAVTLNQRGHQQLTALGRQLAQLPIDPRLARMVIEGERNGALREVMVIAAGLSIQDPRERPADRPQAADEKHRRFQDKESDFLALVNLWDYLREQQQALSSNQLRRLCKSEFLNYLRVREWQDIYTQLRQVVKSLGFHINSAPADYRALHCALLSGLLSHIGQKDVEKQEFTGARNARFAIFPGSALFKKPPKWTMVAELVETSRLWGRVAARIDPEWIEPLAQHLIKRSYSDPHWEKSQGAVMASEKVTLYGLPIVNERRVNYGRIDPLLCRELFIRHALVQGEWQAKYAFLRANQRLRSEVEELEHKSRRRDILVDDETLFAFYDQRIGQEVVSTRHFDSWWKKAGAAQPELLNFEKSMLIKEGATRISAQDYPNVWQQGNFRLRLSYQFEPGADADGVTVHIPLAILNQIEDHGFDWQIPGIRRERVIALIKSLPKPLRRNFVPAPNYAEAFLARATPLALPLLESLERELRRMTGVTVSRDDWQLAQVADHLSVTFRVVDERNRPLAEGKSLEALKLRLKDRLQQTLSAVADDGLEQQGLHLWSFGELPQCYEQKRGNYAIKAYPALVDDKDSVAIKLFETEQEQQQAMGAGLRRLLLLNIPSPVKYLHEKLPNKAKLGLYFNPYGKVLELIDDCIACGVDALIARHGGAVWQASAFAALHEQVRAELNETVVTIAAQVERILTCANGINKRLKGRVDMTMALALSDIKAQMGGLIYRGFVTATGAERLADVERYLHAIERRLEKLGVDPHRDRAQMLRVEQVQQAWQQWIQRLPAVRRQAPEVQAIRWMIEELRVSYFAQQLGTPYPVSDKRIQQAMEALEQG
- a CDS encoding YdbL family protein yields the protein MNRYLTGLLGILLALSLASPAWALTLDEARASGRVGETLSGYLAARSQDAETLALVARVNQGRAQSYQALAQSNGVSRESVARLAGEKLVARAPRGEYVQGINGLWLRKP
- a CDS encoding YnbE family lipoprotein, with product MSNAMMMGPALMLALLVTGCTPRIEVAAPTQPITINMNVKIEHDIHITLDKEVEALLKSKPGLF
- a CDS encoding YdbH family protein, producing the protein MRRVWRIGALTAALVLGGGVAAWWALPYWLPPLLRPWLPAGAALRLPERPYWSQGALRLPQLEYRQAGCPLLTLRQAALRYRQAHWQLQAATLALDSRCFSAGTGGGSLPTLSALQQALPPLNLTIDRLTLLPWQHYGGTLQLHNQNGRQRLGLNGEQLQLDVALERQALSVRRLLLKLPQLDQDLQLQGQITLGLDLASTPPGGALQAQFRLAGTPDPLQLRLRWQAQGGRAWLTRDGSTRPLLDLPWQQQQDRLRIRDGAWFWPYGPQPLHGAINLTLEEWRQGWRHATLQARLNMLSQGEQGKANLVMQLGPGRLDLQPGAFPLRLDGRVNQQALSFAAALSAEVTGTPDDPTLRFLPGALLRFWGRTDAQTTIREARWPLAGVQLNRAGISGRLQAILRVTHRYWGEGQLHLDGQAVAFRPDSGSWRWRYWGKGRMPPLLARWDVSGQGGWLNDELRVDHLSAGFDRLAYGLARVTQPRLTLSQPLIWQRSAQHAAFSAGFDLAARRVDFKNGGYLPTPQLRVVAVGSAPQSMQLRGDLRAGAIGPIRLAGRWDGSRLRGQAWWESQPMRVFQPLLAPALGMQLHAGRFHAQAAFSAARGQGFIAGGHLQAQRVGLWLKEGRVEGLDLILPYRLHDSRWQLGPHGPVSLRIDRLVNQFDLQQIQADLQGYYPYSEAYPLTVSGVSAGLFGGEVALSSLRLPQRQAAVLRLHAIELSELITALKVKQFALSGRVDGALPLYLHNPQWIIHNGWFANTRPITLRLDKDMVDAVEGNNLAGGAALDWLRYLEVGRSHARIDLSNLGELTLDATLYGINRMKDDRRVIALNYRQQENVFQLWRSLRFGDNLQAWLESRLAHITRSQHE
- a CDS encoding 2-hydroxyacid dehydrogenase, which codes for MKLAIYSTKQYDRKYIELVNKQFGFELEFFDFLLRPQTVKTAQGFDAVCIFVNDDAGREVLEQLAAMGIRIVALRCAGFNNVDLAAAKELGIAVVRVPAYSPEAVAEHTVGMMLALNRRIHRAYQRTRDANFSLEGLIGFNMHNRTAGVIGTGKIGIATMRILKGFGMHILAFDPYPNPQALELGAEYVDLKTLYARSDVITLHCPLTPENHHLLNQEAFAQMKDGVMIINTSRGALIDSSAAIDALKQQKIGALGMDVYENERDLFFEDKSNDVIQDDVFRRLSACHNVLFTGHQAFLTEEALTSISLTTLQNIDDLIQHRHCPNLLTAE